In one window of Pseudoalteromonas sp. GCY DNA:
- a CDS encoding response regulator: protein MKILLVDDSAATLEIIRRGLVRFRYRKLLIKKAQSAKEALKIIGSWHPDIVLTDWHMPDISGLALVKAIKQKQLDVTMAMVTTVDDREQIKLALDYGAAFVLSKPFADDDLHNKIMPLVKAAEESSKTREIHTLHKGVPLPQVGQLEKLMNKHIDTELRLYQVHQMEYDPDNLPCVMVAYEDPSSQKVRAIGIFDVYSVCVLAASTGNLTDQAGFEAIHQHQITDDMLTACHSALNSTSYAFLDGITRRSLRVKTLQLVTKPFPKLKRLYKSAANMRIDLCCQRPNMAQGKILLVGFLS, encoded by the coding sequence GTGAAGATATTGCTCGTGGATGACAGTGCGGCAACACTTGAGATTATTCGTCGCGGTTTAGTGCGTTTTAGATATCGTAAGCTGTTGATAAAGAAAGCACAAAGTGCAAAAGAAGCACTAAAGATTATTGGTTCTTGGCATCCAGATATTGTATTGACCGACTGGCATATGCCCGATATTTCAGGGCTTGCTCTCGTCAAAGCAATCAAACAAAAACAGCTTGATGTCACCATGGCGATGGTAACGACTGTCGACGATCGTGAGCAAATTAAGCTCGCCCTTGACTATGGTGCGGCGTTTGTACTGTCAAAGCCGTTTGCTGACGACGACCTTCATAACAAAATCATGCCGCTGGTCAAAGCCGCGGAAGAAAGCAGCAAAACAAGAGAAATTCATACGCTACATAAAGGCGTGCCCTTACCTCAAGTTGGGCAACTTGAAAAACTAATGAACAAACATATTGATACAGAGCTGAGACTCTATCAGGTGCATCAAATGGAATATGATCCCGATAACCTTCCGTGCGTTATGGTCGCATACGAAGATCCGAGCAGCCAGAAAGTCCGCGCAATCGGAATATTTGATGTGTATTCGGTCTGTGTGCTTGCCGCATCCACAGGAAATTTAACTGATCAAGCAGGGTTTGAAGCGATTCATCAACATCAGATAACAGACGACATGTTAACCGCCTGCCACTCAGCACTAAACTCTACGTCTTATGCATTTCTAGACGGTATAACAAGAAGGAGCCTTAGAGTAAAAACCCTACAGTTGGTCACTAAGCCTTTTCCTAAGTTAAAACGCTTGTATAAGTCCGCCGCAAACATGCGCATAGATTTATGTTGCCAACGTCCAAATATGGCGCAAGGTAAAATATTGTTGGTTGGATTTTTAAGCTAA
- a CDS encoding ABC transporter ATP-binding protein, which yields MLSMRHLSKAYYTDTIKTQALQPFDLSIEQGEFVAVIGPSGSGKTTFLNITGLLEDFCDGSYELDGVNVEKLSDKAKSKLRNEKVGFIFQSFNLIPELNLYDNVDMPLRYRKLSSKERHERIMDALNKVGLASRKAHYPSQLSGGQQQRVAIARAIAGKPSFLLADEPTGNLDSKMADGIMELLKDINAQGTSIVMVTHDAQQAAKAQRIIEIRDGMLSERKNYDKAIA from the coding sequence ATGCTATCCATGCGTCACCTATCAAAAGCTTACTATACAGACACAATAAAAACTCAAGCTTTGCAGCCATTTGACTTGAGTATAGAGCAAGGAGAATTTGTCGCCGTTATTGGCCCGTCAGGCTCAGGCAAAACGACCTTTTTAAATATCACCGGCTTATTAGAGGACTTCTGCGATGGCAGTTATGAGCTGGATGGTGTCAATGTTGAAAAGTTAAGTGATAAAGCCAAGTCAAAGCTGCGTAATGAAAAGGTCGGCTTTATTTTCCAAAGCTTTAATTTAATTCCTGAGTTAAACCTTTACGATAATGTTGATATGCCCTTACGCTATCGCAAATTATCATCAAAAGAGCGCCACGAGCGGATCATGGATGCGTTGAATAAAGTGGGTCTTGCATCACGCAAAGCGCATTACCCATCGCAACTGTCTGGAGGTCAACAGCAACGGGTAGCAATTGCTCGAGCGATAGCTGGTAAACCGTCCTTTCTACTCGCCGATGAGCCAACGGGCAACTTAGATAGTAAAATGGCCGATGGTATTATGGAACTGCTCAAAGATATCAATGCGCAGGGAACGAGCATTGTGATGGTGACTCATGATGCTCAACAAGCGGCGAAAGCTCAGCGTATTATTGAAATCCGTGATGGTATGTTGAGCGAGAGAAAGAACTACGATAAGGCCATTGCTTAA
- a CDS encoding ABC transporter permease: MRDLLPILKTLNKNKASPLLLILQIALTFTILVNAIYMMVLKEQELVQPTGLAESQLFSFRTHFEGSDEEKNAALDTDLADIRALASVESVSTITSMPLTNWGRSLDVGLTPEEDERITHAGYYGSDDTIVDTLGLRVVAGRNLQHNDVVHTYFDGHTESASVLVSQDLAHKIRPNDWRSVIGETIYVESVPQKVVGIVETMKSPWRFWYAYDMTVISSVREHYEESIIVVKAKPGQREVAMDEVQALMLKKPGRQLDAFKSFEQIKTENLQADYAVSQTLKAVIAALACVTMLGIFGQARYTVYKRRKQIGTRRALGATQADILRYFMIENAVVSLFGITLGIIIAITANIYLVNYFGLTSVPGDYLIAGAIVMLLAGQLAVTYPAMIAARVPPAIATRTA, translated from the coding sequence ATGAGAGATCTATTGCCAATTTTAAAAACCTTAAACAAAAATAAGGCTTCTCCGCTACTACTGATATTGCAAATTGCGCTGACATTTACAATTTTGGTTAATGCCATTTATATGATGGTACTTAAAGAGCAAGAATTGGTGCAACCGACAGGGTTAGCCGAGAGCCAGTTGTTCAGTTTTAGAACTCATTTTGAAGGCAGCGATGAAGAAAAAAATGCAGCCCTTGATACCGACCTTGCCGATATTCGTGCACTAGCCAGTGTTGAGAGTGTAAGTACGATTACTAGTATGCCGCTTACTAACTGGGGTCGCTCACTAGATGTTGGTTTAACCCCTGAGGAAGATGAAAGGATAACTCATGCAGGCTACTATGGTTCGGATGACACCATTGTAGATACGCTTGGGCTACGAGTGGTTGCGGGTAGAAACTTACAACATAATGATGTGGTACACACGTATTTTGATGGCCATACGGAATCAGCTAGCGTGTTAGTTTCGCAGGACTTGGCACATAAAATTCGTCCTAACGATTGGCGCAGTGTGATTGGAGAAACTATTTATGTTGAATCGGTACCGCAGAAGGTTGTGGGTATCGTTGAAACTATGAAGTCACCTTGGCGGTTTTGGTACGCTTACGATATGACCGTAATAAGTTCGGTTAGAGAACATTATGAAGAAAGCATCATAGTAGTAAAAGCAAAGCCTGGCCAAAGAGAAGTTGCAATGGATGAAGTTCAAGCCTTAATGCTTAAAAAGCCTGGCCGTCAACTTGATGCCTTTAAATCCTTCGAGCAAATAAAAACGGAAAATTTACAAGCGGATTATGCGGTGAGCCAAACGCTAAAAGCGGTGATCGCAGCCTTGGCGTGTGTAACTATGCTGGGGATCTTTGGTCAAGCAAGATATACAGTCTATAAACGTCGTAAGCAAATCGGTACTCGTCGTGCTCTTGGGGCGACTCAGGCCGACATTCTACGTTACTTTATGATTGAAAATGCGGTGGTGTCTTTATTTGGCATTACACTGGGCATAATCATCGCAATCACTGCGAATATTTATTTGGTTAATTACTTTGGGCTTACTAGTGTACCCGGTGATTATTTGATTGCAGGTGCGATAGTAATGCTGCTCGCAGGTCAGTTGGCAGTGACTTATCCTGCTATGATTGCTGCAAGAGTACCTCCAGCTATCGCAACTCGTACGGCATAG
- a CDS encoding chromosome partitioning protein ParA, which produces MFLGKLPVDVFIYMAVNIGLLILVFWFYILLLILREFRLFAKTAGGAGTSNAEQQYLLQHCRDAINKSMKFVEDNQHTIQELASLQVHLEQQLAEVKRSTQDHISPEEQTHMDDLNSKLLKSHRLIKKLRGDLSKSLERLKQMRRKLYDQYESTEELQKENDTLKQQLEASRSVGGTSEQELEQLVATFEKERQDMSQTINEYKRQIAEQSQALQQLMVQEQEVEDGPKLQAIQKELEQTREALEHLSKEKKFIESRYLEVVKNQTK; this is translated from the coding sequence ATGTTTCTAGGCAAACTACCAGTCGATGTATTTATCTATATGGCGGTGAATATCGGGCTACTGATATTAGTTTTTTGGTTTTATATTTTGCTGTTAATCCTGCGAGAATTTAGATTGTTTGCAAAGACTGCTGGTGGAGCTGGGACATCCAACGCAGAGCAACAGTATCTACTTCAGCATTGTCGCGATGCAATTAACAAGTCAATGAAGTTTGTCGAAGATAACCAACACACCATTCAAGAATTGGCTAGCTTACAAGTCCACTTAGAACAACAATTAGCTGAGGTTAAACGTTCAACACAGGATCATATCTCGCCAGAAGAGCAAACCCACATGGATGATTTAAACAGTAAGTTACTTAAATCGCATCGGCTAATAAAAAAACTTCGAGGAGATTTGTCGAAAAGTTTAGAGCGACTTAAGCAAATGAGGAGAAAGTTATATGACCAATATGAGTCTACAGAGGAACTACAAAAAGAAAATGACACGTTAAAGCAGCAGCTAGAAGCTTCTAGGTCTGTGGGAGGCACGTCCGAGCAAGAGCTAGAGCAATTAGTCGCAACTTTTGAAAAAGAGCGCCAAGATATGTCTCAAACTATCAATGAATACAAAAGACAAATTGCCGAACAAAGTCAGGCTCTGCAACAGCTAATGGTTCAAGAGCAAGAGGTTGAAGATGGTCCAAAGTTGCAAGCTATTCAAAAAGAGTTGGAGCAAACCCGAGAAGCGTTGGAGCATTTGTCCAAAGAGAAAAAGTTTATAGAAAGCCGATATTTGGAAGTCGTCAAAAATCAAACCAAATAG
- a CDS encoding ABC transporter permease translates to MFSYYLKLALISLRKTPFLSLLMIMTIAIGIGAAMTTYTVSYLLQKDPIPTKSDRLFNVRLNSYGPDKPFNISQGKEVPPFILTYQDAINLQNAKQGVNQTPLGSFKIMTRTTEQSITEAKMTPIRSAYRDMFNMFEVPFKFGGAWDEIADQDGQQVAVISSELNDKLFGGENSVGKSLLLGDLQYRVVGVTDDWYPIPKFFDYRTRAFNKPRDVIVPFQAQINNELWTGSDVSYQCWKEPEDDSFSAILASECVWVSYWVELNSAAERNNYMDFLINYSMEQREYGRFLREPLHQLFNVKEQLIERKIIKDDGNVAVWLAFAFLVVCLLNCMAMMVAKFHGKAGEVGLRRAVGASKQDIITQFTVETCIIGLLGGILGLLLAQIGLSVTAQLYSHLYAEMLEMTAGIVIMTIVLAVVSAVTFGLLPTLHAAKVQPSSQLKNL, encoded by the coding sequence ATGTTTAGTTACTATCTTAAATTAGCGCTTATCTCATTGCGGAAAACGCCTTTTTTATCATTGTTAATGATTATGACAATCGCGATTGGAATTGGCGCAGCAATGACAACTTATACAGTGAGTTATCTGCTACAAAAAGATCCGATCCCTACAAAAAGTGACCGCTTGTTTAATGTTCGATTGAATAGCTATGGCCCAGATAAGCCGTTCAATATTTCCCAAGGGAAAGAAGTTCCACCTTTTATTCTTACCTATCAAGATGCAATAAATCTACAAAATGCGAAACAGGGCGTTAATCAAACGCCTCTTGGTAGTTTCAAAATAATGACTCGCACCACAGAGCAGTCAATCACTGAAGCAAAAATGACCCCAATCCGAAGTGCATACCGTGACATGTTCAACATGTTTGAGGTGCCGTTTAAGTTTGGTGGTGCATGGGATGAAATTGCCGATCAGGATGGGCAGCAAGTTGCGGTGATCAGTAGCGAACTGAATGATAAGTTATTTGGTGGAGAAAACTCCGTCGGTAAGTCATTGCTCTTAGGGGACTTACAGTACCGAGTGGTTGGTGTTACCGATGATTGGTATCCCATCCCTAAGTTTTTTGATTACAGGACTCGTGCATTCAACAAACCTAGAGACGTGATTGTCCCATTCCAAGCGCAAATCAATAACGAGTTGTGGACTGGCTCCGATGTGTCTTATCAGTGCTGGAAAGAACCCGAGGATGACTCATTTTCGGCAATTTTAGCGTCTGAATGCGTATGGGTTTCGTATTGGGTTGAACTAAACTCTGCGGCAGAGCGCAATAATTACATGGACTTTTTGATTAATTACTCGATGGAACAAAGAGAGTATGGTCGCTTTTTACGAGAGCCTTTACATCAATTATTTAATGTAAAGGAGCAATTAATTGAAAGAAAAATTATTAAAGATGATGGCAATGTAGCAGTGTGGCTTGCATTCGCATTTCTTGTGGTTTGTCTGCTTAACTGTATGGCTATGATGGTCGCAAAATTTCATGGCAAAGCTGGTGAAGTTGGGCTTCGTAGAGCGGTTGGAGCTTCTAAACAAGATATTATCACTCAGTTTACTGTTGAGACCTGTATTATTGGGCTATTGGGCGGAATACTTGGGCTATTACTTGCGCAAATTGGCTTGAGTGTCACAGCGCAATTATACAGTCATCTTTACGCTGAGATGCTTGAGATGACTGCAGGTATAGTCATCATGACGATTGTATTGGCTGTGGTGAGTGCTGTGACTTTTGGTTTGCTACCGACTTTACATGCGGCAAAAGTACAACCATCTAGTCAGCTAAAAAACCTGTAG
- a CDS encoding efflux RND transporter periplasmic adaptor subunit — MAYIPDTSAQDSEVERPKKNKILIAVASILILITVFFFASIIGQWASGQTAVSSDKIHISAVKQGDFVRDISVQGKVVAARRPTIYSPAQGTVTYLVESGDSVIEGQTLAVIDSPELKSEFAQHQAKLNQLDTELQRQIIQAKKQDLAQENYLGKATVVLNAAKREMRRSEDGLKTQVVSDIDYQKAKDDLENALREYRLAIKEVELQKESQKFEIRTKELELEAQKVKVVELERQVDALKVVSPVGGLVGNLVVEQKNSVAKNQPLLSVVDLSKYEIEVQIPESYSDDLALGMLAEVNLNGDVYSGEIVAISPEIENGRVAGKIRFRDDTIQGLRQNQRLTSRIVLEQKENIAYLPHGQYLEAYNGQFAYVVKEGTAVKTPIKIGLRSIGQVEVLSGLNIGDQVITSDARIFKDAPSVKIIQ; from the coding sequence ATGGCCTATATTCCAGATACGAGTGCTCAAGACTCTGAGGTTGAAAGACCTAAAAAAAATAAAATATTGATAGCGGTAGCAAGTATTCTCATATTAATTACTGTTTTCTTTTTTGCATCAATTATTGGGCAATGGGCAAGCGGTCAAACAGCAGTTTCAAGCGATAAAATTCATATCTCAGCAGTTAAACAAGGTGACTTTGTTCGCGATATTTCTGTTCAGGGAAAAGTCGTCGCAGCACGGCGTCCGACAATATATAGCCCTGCTCAAGGGACTGTGACCTATTTGGTCGAGTCGGGAGATAGCGTGATTGAAGGTCAAACCCTTGCCGTAATAGATAGTCCGGAATTAAAAAGTGAGTTTGCACAGCATCAAGCTAAGCTAAATCAGTTAGATACTGAGCTTCAGCGACAAATCATTCAAGCTAAAAAACAAGACTTAGCACAGGAAAATTATTTAGGTAAGGCTACCGTTGTATTGAATGCTGCTAAGCGTGAAATGCGTCGCTCTGAAGATGGTTTAAAAACTCAAGTTGTCAGCGATATTGATTATCAAAAAGCCAAAGATGATCTCGAAAATGCACTTCGAGAATACCGCCTGGCAATTAAAGAAGTTGAATTGCAAAAAGAAAGTCAGAAGTTTGAGATTCGGACCAAAGAGCTTGAACTTGAGGCACAAAAAGTCAAAGTAGTAGAGCTTGAAAGGCAAGTCGATGCACTTAAAGTTGTCTCACCAGTAGGGGGACTCGTTGGTAATTTAGTAGTCGAGCAAAAAAATTCAGTGGCTAAAAATCAGCCATTATTAAGCGTGGTCGACCTCTCCAAATACGAGATAGAGGTACAAATACCTGAGAGCTATTCAGATGATTTAGCCTTAGGAATGTTAGCCGAGGTGAACCTCAATGGTGACGTTTATAGTGGCGAAATCGTTGCCATTTCGCCTGAAATTGAAAATGGCCGCGTTGCCGGAAAAATCCGATTTAGAGACGATACAATTCAGGGATTAAGGCAAAACCAAAGGTTAACAAGTCGAATTGTACTCGAACAAAAAGAAAATATTGCCTACCTACCACATGGTCAATATTTGGAAGCATACAATGGACAGTTTGCTTATGTGGTAAAAGAAGGCACGGCTGTCAAAACGCCAATAAAGATTGGATTGAGAAGTATTGGACAAGTAGAAGTACTATCGGGGCTTAATATCGGCGATCAGGTTATCACCTCTGACGCACGAATCTTTAAAGATGCCCCCAGTGTGAAAATAATTCAATAA